The following coding sequences lie in one Hydrogenophaga sp. PBL-H3 genomic window:
- a CDS encoding zinc-finger domain-containing protein — MTISAIELKASDLNAQGGVFCPNKLADMKLWNSHPKVYLDVGHTGEAKCPYCGTVYRLKAGETVSHGH; from the coding sequence ATGACCATCTCCGCCATCGAACTCAAAGCCAGCGACCTCAACGCCCAGGGCGGCGTGTTCTGTCCGAACAAGCTGGCCGACATGAAACTGTGGAACAGCCACCCCAAGGTGTACCTGGACGTGGGCCACACCGGCGAGGCCAAATGTCCGTATTGCGGCACGGTGTACCGCCTCAAGGCGGGCGAAACGGTTTCACACGGACACTGA